A single Orcinus orca chromosome 2, mOrcOrc1.1, whole genome shotgun sequence DNA region contains:
- the WDR20 gene encoding WD repeat-containing protein 20 isoform X13: MATEGGGKEMNEIKTQFTTREGLYKLLPHSEYSRPNRVPFNSQGSNPVRVSFVNLNDQSGNGDRLCFNVGRELYFYIYKGVRKMASSWRA; encoded by the coding sequence ATGGCgacggagggaggagggaaggagatgaaCGAGATTAAGACCCAATTCACCACCCGGGAAGGTCTGTACAAGCTGCTGCCGCACTCGGAGTACAGCCGGCCCAACCGGGTGCCCTTCAACTCGCAGGGATCCAACCCTGTCCGCGTCTCCTTCGTAAACCTCAACGACCAGTCTGGCAACGGCGACCGCCTCTGCTTCAATGTGGGCCGGGAGCTCTACTTCTATATCTACAAGGGGGTCCGCAAG